From one Lotus japonicus ecotype B-129 chromosome 3, LjGifu_v1.2 genomic stretch:
- the LOC130749362 gene encoding disease resistance protein RPV1-like, whose protein sequence is MAAYPFAHAHQSYSLFDLDPSPPPSPSPSPAWLPRPPDWEQFLTGPIGRIHDVFLSFRGEDTRASFTSHLYAALQNAGVTVFRDDDSLPRGNQISISLLQAIQDSQISVIVFSENYADSRWCMEELVKIMECHTTIGQVVLPVFYGVDPSQVRSQTGEFGKKFQDLINRTMLQLDNPVPRWREALREAGGIAGFVVLNSRNESEAIENIVENVTRLLDKTDLFIADNPVGVESRVRDIIQLVDNQEPNGVLLLGVWGMGGIGKTTIAKATYNKIGHNFEGRCFLANIREVGEQDAGLVHLQEQLLFDIFKKTTKMHSTESGKNILKDKLYRKRVLLVLDDVNKLDQLNALCGSREWFGSGSRIIITTRDQHILRRSRVDQVYIMKEMDESESIELFSWHAFKQASPREDFSEISRNVVEYSGGLPLALEVLGSYLFDRGVTEWKSVLEKLKTIPNDQVQKKLRISYDGLNDDKEKDIFLDIACFFIGMDRNDAIQILSGCKLFAEIGISILVERSLVTVDDKNKLGMHDLLRDMGREIIREESPKEPEKRSRLWFHEDVLDVLSDQTGTKAIEGLAFKFPSNNTKCFSIKAFKKMKGLRLLQLAGVQLEGDFKYLSRYLRWLCWHGFPLSFIPKSFCQGNLVSIELVNSNVKFLWKEAQRMEKLKILNLSHSQHLTKTPDFSCMPNLEKLVLKDCPSLLEVSHSIGHLNKVVLINLKDCIRLRNLPRSIYKLKSLKTLILSGCLMIDKLEEDVEQMESLTTLIADNTAITRVPFSLVRSKSIGYISLCGHEGFSRDVFPSIIWSWMSPTNNLSSLVQTYTGMSSLVSLNVSNSSSEGVSSIPVDLPKLQSLWIESGSELQLSRDAERILDALYATNSSKNLQLTATTSKVSNMETTALMECSCQVHDSGSKGSLKFLLFQMGMNCLATSILKESILQKMAVRGTGVSLLPGDNYPDWLNFNCEGSSVIFEVPEVNGRSLKSMMCVVHSSTADDTTSDGLKNVLVINCTKNTIQLYKRNALASFEDEEWQRVVSNIEPGNKVKVVVVFENRFTVKKTTIYLIYVEPIEEKMEYCNAPCKNEIVSSGNEIESDVWRSSAHVESKDDCKQKQKRRKIE, encoded by the exons ATGGCGGCTTACCCATTCGCCCATGCCCATCAGAGCTATTCACTGTTCGATTTGGAtccatctcctcctccttctccttctccttctccagcTTGGCTTCCTCGACCTCCAGATTGGGAGCAGTTCTTAACGGGACCCATAGGGAGAATCCACGATGTGTTCTTGAGTTTCAGAGGGGAAGACACGCGTGCTTCCTTCACTTCACATCTCTATGCCGCTCTTCAAAACGCAGGGGTCACAGTTTTCAGGGACGATGATTCCCTTCCAAGGGGAAATCAAATTTCCATCTCACTGCTGCAAGCAATTCAAGACTCTCAGATTTCAGTTATTGTTTTCTCAGAAAATTATGCGGATTCGCGGTGGTGTATGGAAGAGTTGGTGAAAATAATGGAATGTCACACAACCATAGGCCAGGTGGTTCTGCCGGTGTTCTACGGTGTCGATCCCTCTCAAGTGCGGAGCCAAACCGGTGAGTTTGGTAAAAAATTTCAGGATCTTATTAACAGAACTATGTTGCAACTAGATAATCCGGTGCCCCGTTGGAGGGAGGCGCTTCGTGAGGCTGGTGGCATTGCAGGGTTTGTAGTCTTGAATTCCAG gaatgaaagtgaggctATTGAGAATATTGTTGAAAATGTTACACGTTTGCTTGACAAGACAGACTTGTTTATTGCTGATAATCCAGTGGGAGTTGAATCGCGAGTGCGAGATATAATTCAACTGGTAGACAACCAAGAACCGAATGGTGTTCTACTACTCGGGGTATGGGGTATGGGAGGAATTGGCAAAACAACCATTGCAAAAGCTACTTACAATAAAATTGGCCACAATTTTGAGGGTAGGTGCTTCCTTGCAAATATTAGAGAAGTTGGGGAGCAAGATGCTGGACTAGTGCATTTACAAGAACAACTTCTGTTTGATATCTTCAAGAAAACAACCAAGATGCATAGCACTGAATcaggaaaaaatatattaaaggaTAAACTTTACAGGAAAAGAGTACTTCTTGTACTTGACGATGTAAATAAATTGGACCAATTGAATGCTTTGTGTGGAAGTCGTGAATGGTTTGGTTCAGGGAGTAGAATAATCATCACAACCAGAGATCAGCATATACTGAGAAGGAGTAGAGTTGACCAAGTTTACATAATGAAAGAAATGGATGAAAGTGAATCTATTGAGCTTTTTAGTTGGCATGCATTCAAGCAAGCGAGTCCTAGAGAAGATTTTTCTGAAATTTCAAGAAACGTAGTTGAGTATTCTGGGGGATTGCCACTAGCTCTTGAAGTCCTTGGGTCCTATTTGTTTGATAGGGGTGTAACAGAATGGAAGAGTGTATTGGAGAAACTCAAAACAATTCCTAATGATCAAGTACAGAAAAAGTTAAGAATAAGCTATGATGGTTTAAATGATGATAAAGAGAAAGATATATTTCTTGACATAGCATGTTTCTTTATTGGGATGGACAGAAATGATGCTATACAAATATTAAGTGGCTGCAAACTTTTTGCTGAAATTGGAATAAGTATCCTTGTTGAGAGAAGTCTTGTAACTGTTGATGATAAGAACAAGCTTGGAATGCATGATTTGCTGCGAGACATGGGAAGAGAAATCATTCGTGAGGAATCACCAAAGGAGCCTGAGAAGCGTAGCAGGTTATGGTTTCATGAGGATGTGCTTGATGTATTATCAGATCAAACT GGAACAAAAGCAATTGAAGGACTGGCTTTCAAGTTTCCAAGTAATAATACAAAATGTTTCAGTATTAAAGCATTTAAGAAGATGAAGGGACTCAGATTGCTTCAACTTGCTGGTGTACAACTTGAAGGAGATTTTAAATATCTTTCAAGATATCTGAGATGGCTGTGTTGGCATGGATTTCCTTTATCATTCATACCTAAAAGCTTTTGTCAAGGAAATTTAGTTTCCATCGAGTTAGTAAACAGCAATGTCAAATTTTTGTGGAAAGAGGCCCAG AGGATGGAGAAGCTGAAAATTCTGAATCTGAGTCATTCTCAGCATTTGACAAAGACCCCGGACTTTTCATGTATGCCTAATCTTGAAAAGCTTGTACTGAAAGATTGTCCAAGTCTGTTAGAGGTTTCCCATAGCATTGGGCATCTCAATAAAGTTGTTCTTATAAATTTGAAAGACTGTATTCGCCTACGTAACCTTCCAAGAAGCATCTATAAGTTGAAATCTCTGAAAACCCTCATTCTTTCTGGATGCTTAATGATTGACAAGTTGGAAGAGGACGTGGAACAGATGGAATCTTTGACAACTCTGATTGCCGACAATACTGCAATAACAAGAGTTCCCTTTTCATTAGTAAGGTCAAAAAGCATTGGATATATTTCTTTGTGCGGCCATGAAGGATTCTCACGTGATGTGTTTCCTTCTATCATTTGGTCTTGGATGTCACCAACAAATAACCTCTCATCCTTAGTTCAAACATATACAGGCATGTCATCTCTTGTTTCTTTAAACGTATCAAATAGTAGTTCTGAGGGAGTATCATCTATTCCCGTGGACCTTCCAAAGCTTCAAAGTCTGTGGATAGAGTCTGGCTCAGAACTTCAACTTTCTCGAGATGCGGAAAGAATTTTGGATGCCTTATATGCTACAAATTCCTCTAAAAATTTGCAATTAACTGCAACTACATCAAAAGTATCAAATATGGAAACTACTGCGTTGATGGAATGCAGCTGTCAAGTGCATGATTCAGGATCAAAAGGTTCCCTGaaatttcttttatttcaaaTGGGAATGAATTGTCTTGCCACCAGTATTCTGAAAGAGAGCATTTTACAG AAAATGGCTGTGAGAGGAACTGGTGTTAGCTTGCTCCCCGGAGACAATTATCCAGACTGGTTAAACTTCAATTGCGAAGGTTCTTCTGTAATTTTTGAAGTCCCTGAAGTGAATGGGCGTAGTTTGAAGTCAATGATGTGCGTTGTCCATTCTTCTACCGCAGATGACACAACATCAGATGGCCTTAAAAATGTGTTGGTGATAAATTGCACAAAGAACACCATTCAGCTATATAAGAGGAATGCATTAGCCTCCTTTGAAGATGAAGAGTGGCAGAGAGTGGTATCAAATATTGAACCTGGTAACAAAGTAAAGGTGGTAGTTGTTTTTGAGAACCGATTCACTGTGAAGAAGACAACAATTTATCTTATATATGTTGAACCAATTGAGGAGAAAATGGAATATTGCAATGCACCATGTAAGAATGAGATTGTTTCTAGTGGTAATGAAATTGAATCAGATGTTTGGAGGAGCTCTGCTCACGTGGAATCAAAGGATGACTGCAAACAAAagcagaaaagaagaaaaattgaataa
- the LOC130749360 gene encoding disease resistance protein RUN1-like isoform X1 yields the protein MAAEDSNFDEYWWDYFFPPPPSPPPAPAVNDVLWDQFLTERPAGSNSPSESSNSDEWWDCSPFDLDPPSPSSSPPLPPPPPPPPPPPMGWEYFFPPFPTRIHDVFLSFRGEDTRASFTSHLYAALQNAGVNVFRDDDSLPRGDQITNSLIAAIEQSEISVIVFSPNYADSRWCMEELVKIMDCHRTIGQVVLPVFYGVDPSEVRRQTGEFGKKFHNLVNKLPMDPGGRWKRWREALCEAGGIAGFVVLNSRNESEAIEKVVENVTQLLDKTDLFIADNPVGVESRVQDIIQLLDNQPSNDVLLLGVWGMGGIGKTTIAKAIYNAIGRNFESRSFLANVREVWEQDAGQVHLQEQLLFDIFKKTTKIHSTESGKNILKDRLCSKRVLLVLDDVNKLDQLNALCGSREWFGSGSRIIITTRDQHILRGNRVDQVYLMEEMDESESIELFSWHAFKNASPSEDFAEISINLVEYSGGLPLALEVLGSYLFDRGVTEWKSVLEKLKRIPNDLVQKKLKISYEGLNDTEKEIFLDIACFFIGMERNDVIHILNGCELYAEIGISVLVERSLVTVDDKNKLGMHDLLRDMGREIIREKSPKEPGDRSRLWFDEDVLGVLSEQTGTNAIEGLALKLPSNNTKCFSTKSFEKMKRLRLLQFSGVQLQGDFKYLSRNLRWLCWHGFPLSFIPKHLYQGSLVSIELVNSDVKLVWKEAQMMEKLKILNLSHSQHLTHTPDFSNLPNLEKLVLRDCPSLSEVSPSIGHLNKVVLINLKDCIRLRNLPRSIYKLKSLKTLILSGCLMIDKLEEDVEQMESLTTLIADNTAITRVPYSLVRSKSIGYISLCGHEGFSRDVFPSIIWSWMSPANNLPSLVQTSAGMSSLVSLDVSNSSSHGLSSIPMDLPKLPSLWMECGSELERSRDAEIVLDALYATNSSKELELTGTTSELSNVDTSVLTECNSQVHDSGSKRVLKSLLIQMGMNCQTTSILKESILQNMTVRGSGISLLPGDNYPDWLTFNCEGSSVIFEVPHVNGRSLKTMMFVVHSSTAYDITSDGLKNVLVINCTKNTIQLYRWNTLVSFEDEEWQRVVSNIEPGNKVEVVVVFENGFTVKKTAIYLIYDEPFEKEAVHHHENDTNVGVSGDDENRFDKLFSLLPPIVRAVLTSKPFWLIGLAVILIWSRCFFNQRRRRKPILRGGMTKMNQSFYERLVDAYWQGIYSKYFKFIKVVGRVYKTSRE from the exons ATGGCGGCTGAGGACTCAAATTTCGATGAATATTGGTGGGATTACTTCTTTccccctcctccttctcctcctccagcTCCAGCTGTAAATGATGTGCTTTGGGACCAGTTCTTAACGGAAAGGCCAGCCGGAAGCAATTCGCCATCAGAGAGCTCAAATTCCGATGAATGGTGGGATTGTTCACCGTTCGATTTGgatcctccttctccttcttcttctcctcctctccctcctccacctccacctccacctccacctccaatGGGTTGGGAATATTTCTTTCCTCCTTTCCCAACGAGAATCCACGATGTGTTCTTGAGTTTCAGAGGGGAAGACACTCGTGCTTCCTTCACTTCACATCTCTATGCCGCTCTTCAAAACGCTGGAGTCAACGTTTTCCGGGACGACGATTCCCTTCCAAGGGGAGATCAAATTACAAATTCACTGATCGCAGCAATCGAACAGTCTGAAATTTCGGTTATCGTTTTCTCACCAAATTATGCGGATTCGCGGTGGTGTATGGAAGAGTTGGTGAAAATAATGGACTGTCACAGAACCATAGGCCAGGTGGTTCTGCCGGTGTTCTACGGCGTCGATCCCTCTGAAGTGCGGCGCCAAACCGGTGAGTTTGGGAAGAAATTTCACAATCTTGTAAACAAACTGCCAATGGATCCGGGGGGCCGTTGGAAGCGTTGGAGGGAAGCGCTTTGTGAGGCTGGTGGCATTGCAGGGTTTGTAGTCTTGAATTCCAG gaatgaaagtgaggctATCGAGAAAGTTGTCGAAAATGTTACACAATTGCTTGACAAGACTGACTTGTTCATTGCTGATAATCCAGTCGGAGTTGAATCTCGAGTGCAAGATATAATTCAACTGCTAGACAACCAACCCTCAAATGATGTTCTACTACTCGGGGTATGGGGTATGGGAGGAATTGGCAAAACAACCATTGCAAAAGCTATTTACAATGCAATTGGCCGCAATTTTGAGAGTAGGAGCTTCCTTGCAAATGTTAGGGAAGTTTGGGAGCAAGATGCTGGACAAGTGCATTTGCAAGAACAACTTCTGTTTGATATCTTCAAGAAAACAACCAAGATACATAGCACTGAATcaggaaaaaatatattaaaggaTAGACTTTGCAGTAAAAGAGTACTTCTTGTACTTGACGATGTAAATAAATTGGACCAATTGAATGCTCTGTGTGGAAGTCGTGAATGGTTTGGTTCAGGGAGTAGAATAATCATCACAACCAGAGATCAACATATACTTAGAGGGAATAGAGTTGACCAAGTATACTTAATGGAAGAGATGGATGAAAGTGAATCTATTGAGCTTTTTAGTTGGCATGCATTCAAGAACGCAAGCCCTAGTGAAGATTTTGctgaaatttctataaatttagTTGAGTATTCTGGGGGATTGCCGCTAGCTTTAGAAGTCCTTGGGTCCTATTTGTTCGACAGGGGGGTAACAGAATGGAAGAGTGTCTTGGAGAAACTCAAAAGAATTCCCAATGATCTAGTACAGAAGAAGTTAAAAATAAGCTACGAAGGCTTAAATGATACAGAGAAAGAGATATTCCTTGACATAGCATGTTTCTTTATTGGGATGGAAAGGAATGACGTTATACATATATTAAATGGTTGTGAACTCTATGCAGAAATTGGAATAAGTGTCCTTGTTGAAAGAAGTCTTGTAACTGTTGATGATAAGAACAAGCTTGGAATGCATGACTTGCTGCGAGACATGGGGAGAGAAATCATTCGTGAGAAATCACCAAAGGAACCTGGGGATCGTAGCAGGTTATGGTTTGATGAGGACGTGCTTGGTGTATTATCGGAACAAACT GGAACAAACGCTATTGAAGGACTGGCTTTGAAGTTGCCATCTAATAATACAAAATGTTTCAGCACTAAATCGTTTGAGAAGATGAAGAGACTCAGATTGCTTCAATTTTCGGGTGTACAACTTCAAGGAGATTTTAAATATCTGTCAAGAAATTTAAGATGGTTGTGTTGGCACGGATTTCCTTTATCATTCATACCTAAACACTTATATCAAGGAAGTTTGGTTTCCATTGAGTTAGTAAACAGCGACGTCAAACTTGTGTGGAAAGAGGCCCAG ATGATGGAGAAGCTGAAAATTCTGAATCTTAGTCATTCACAGCATTTGACACATACCCCAGACTTTTCAAATCTGCCTAATCTTGAGAAGCTTGTACTTAGAGATTGTCCAAGCCTGTCTGAGGTTTCCCCTAGCATTGGACATCTCAATAAAGTTGTTCTAATAAATTTGAAAGACTGCATTCGCCTTCGTAACCTTCCAAGAAGCATCTATAAGTTGAAATCTCTGAAAACCCTCATTCTTTCTGGATGTCTAATGATTGACAAGTTGGAAGAAGACGTCGAACAGATGGAATCTTTGACAACCCTGATTGCAGACAACACTGCAATAACAAGAGTTCCCTATTCATTAGTAAGGTCAAAAAGCATTGGTTATATATCTTTGTGCGGCCATGAAGGATTCTCACGTGATGTGTTTCCTTCTATAATTTGGTCTTGGATGTCGCCAGCAAATAATCTCCCATCTCTAGTTCAAACATCTGCAGGCATGTCATCTCTTGTTTCTTTAGATGTATCAAATAGTAGTTCCCATGGACTATCATCTATTCCCATGGACCTTCCAAAGCTTCCAAGTCTGTGGATGGAGTGCGGCTCAGAGCTTGAGCGATCTCGAGACGCTGAAATAGTTTTGGATGCCTTATATGCCACAAATTCTTCTAAAGAATTGGAATTAACTGGAACTACGTCAGAACTATCAAATGTGGACACTTCTGTGTTGACGGAATGCAACAGTCAAGTGCATGATTCTGGATCAAAAAGGGTCTTGAAATCTCTTCTAATTCAAATGGGAATGAATTGTCAAACCACCAGTATTCTGAAAGAGAGCATTTTACAG AATATGACAGTCAGAGGATCTGGTATTAGTTTGCTCCCTGGAGACAATTATCCAGATTGGTTGACCTTCAACTGTGAAGGTTCTTCTGTGATTTTTGAAGTCCCTCACGTGAATGGGCGTAGTTTGAAGACAATGATGTTTGTTGTCCATTCTTCTACCGCATATGACATAACGTCAGATGGCCTAAAAAATGTGTTGGTGATAAATTGTACAAAGAACACAATTCAGCTCTATAGGTGGAACACATTAGTCTCCTTTGAAGATGAAGAGTGGCAGAGAGTAGTATCAAATATTGAACCTGGTAACAAAGTGGAGGTGGTGGTTGTTTTTGAGAACGGATTCACTGTGAAGAAGACAGCAATTTATCTCATATATGATGAACCATTTGAAAAAGAGGCAGTTCACCACCATGAAAATGACACGAATGTTGGTGTTTCTGGGGATGATGAAAAT AGATTTGATAAACTATTTTCTCTACTTCCTCCCATTGTTCGAGCCGTTCTGACTTCAAAACCTTTCTGGTTGATCGGTCTAGCTGTTATCTTGATTTGGTCTCGCTGCTTTTTTAATCAGCGACGAAGACGTAAACCCATTTTAAG AGGTGGGATGACGAAAATGAATCAATCTTTCTATGAAAGATTGGTTGATGCATATTGGCAGGGCATTTATTCCAAGTACTTCAAATTTATAAAAGTCGTTGGACGAGTTTACAAAACAAGTCGAGAATAA
- the LOC130749360 gene encoding disease resistance protein RUN1-like isoform X2, translating to MAAEDSNFDEYWWDYFFPPPPSPPPAPAVNDVLWDQFLTERPAGSNSPSESSNSDEWWDCSPFDLDPPSPSSSPPLPPPPPPPPPPPMGWEYFFPPFPTRIHDVFLSFRGEDTRASFTSHLYAALQNAGVNVFRDDDSLPRGDQITNSLIAAIEQSEISVIVFSPNYADSRWCMEELVKIMDCHRTIGQVVLPVFYGVDPSEVRRQTGEFGKKFHNLVNKLPMDPGGRWKRWREALCEAGGIAGFVVLNSRNESEAIEKVVENVTQLLDKTDLFIADNPVGVESRVQDIIQLLDNQPSNDVLLLGVWGMGGIGKTTIAKAIYNAIGRNFESRSFLANVREVWEQDAGQVHLQEQLLFDIFKKTTKIHSTESGKNILKDRLCSKRVLLVLDDVNKLDQLNALCGSREWFGSGSRIIITTRDQHILRGNRVDQVYLMEEMDESESIELFSWHAFKNASPSEDFAEISINLVEYSGGLPLALEVLGSYLFDRGVTEWKSVLEKLKRIPNDLVQKKLKISYEGLNDTEKEIFLDIACFFIGMERNDVIHILNGCELYAEIGISVLVERSLVTVDDKNKLGMHDLLRDMGREIIREKSPKEPGDRSRLWFDEDVLGVLSEQTGTNAIEGLALKLPSNNTKCFSTKSFEKMKRLRLLQFSGVQLQGDFKYLSRNLRWLCWHGFPLSFIPKHLYQGSLVSIELVNSDVKLVWKEAQMMEKLKILNLSHSQHLTHTPDFSNLPNLEKLVLRDCPSLSEVSPSIGHLNKVVLINLKDCIRLRNLPRSIYKLKSLKTLILSGCLMIDKLEEDVEQMESLTTLIADNTAITRVPYSLVRSKSIGYISLCGHEGFSRDVFPSIIWSWMSPANNLPSLVQTSAGMSSLVSLDVSNSSSHGLSSIPMDLPKLPSLWMECGSELERSRDAEIVLDALYATNSSKELELTGTTSELSNVDTSVLTECNSQVHDSGSKRVLKSLLIQMGMNCQTTSILKESILQNMTVRGSGISLLPGDNYPDWLTFNCEGSSVIFEVPHVNGRSLKTMMFVVHSSTAYDITSDGLKNVLVINCTKNTIQLYRWNTLVSFEDEEWQRVVSNIEPGNKVEVVVVFENGFTVKKTAIYLIYDEPFEKEAVHHHENDTNVGVSGDDENRFDKLFSLLPPIVRAVLTSKPFWLIGLAVILIWSRCFFNQRRRRKPILRLVDAYWQGIYSKYFKFIKVVGRVYKTSRE from the exons ATGGCGGCTGAGGACTCAAATTTCGATGAATATTGGTGGGATTACTTCTTTccccctcctccttctcctcctccagcTCCAGCTGTAAATGATGTGCTTTGGGACCAGTTCTTAACGGAAAGGCCAGCCGGAAGCAATTCGCCATCAGAGAGCTCAAATTCCGATGAATGGTGGGATTGTTCACCGTTCGATTTGgatcctccttctccttcttcttctcctcctctccctcctccacctccacctccacctccacctccaatGGGTTGGGAATATTTCTTTCCTCCTTTCCCAACGAGAATCCACGATGTGTTCTTGAGTTTCAGAGGGGAAGACACTCGTGCTTCCTTCACTTCACATCTCTATGCCGCTCTTCAAAACGCTGGAGTCAACGTTTTCCGGGACGACGATTCCCTTCCAAGGGGAGATCAAATTACAAATTCACTGATCGCAGCAATCGAACAGTCTGAAATTTCGGTTATCGTTTTCTCACCAAATTATGCGGATTCGCGGTGGTGTATGGAAGAGTTGGTGAAAATAATGGACTGTCACAGAACCATAGGCCAGGTGGTTCTGCCGGTGTTCTACGGCGTCGATCCCTCTGAAGTGCGGCGCCAAACCGGTGAGTTTGGGAAGAAATTTCACAATCTTGTAAACAAACTGCCAATGGATCCGGGGGGCCGTTGGAAGCGTTGGAGGGAAGCGCTTTGTGAGGCTGGTGGCATTGCAGGGTTTGTAGTCTTGAATTCCAG gaatgaaagtgaggctATCGAGAAAGTTGTCGAAAATGTTACACAATTGCTTGACAAGACTGACTTGTTCATTGCTGATAATCCAGTCGGAGTTGAATCTCGAGTGCAAGATATAATTCAACTGCTAGACAACCAACCCTCAAATGATGTTCTACTACTCGGGGTATGGGGTATGGGAGGAATTGGCAAAACAACCATTGCAAAAGCTATTTACAATGCAATTGGCCGCAATTTTGAGAGTAGGAGCTTCCTTGCAAATGTTAGGGAAGTTTGGGAGCAAGATGCTGGACAAGTGCATTTGCAAGAACAACTTCTGTTTGATATCTTCAAGAAAACAACCAAGATACATAGCACTGAATcaggaaaaaatatattaaaggaTAGACTTTGCAGTAAAAGAGTACTTCTTGTACTTGACGATGTAAATAAATTGGACCAATTGAATGCTCTGTGTGGAAGTCGTGAATGGTTTGGTTCAGGGAGTAGAATAATCATCACAACCAGAGATCAACATATACTTAGAGGGAATAGAGTTGACCAAGTATACTTAATGGAAGAGATGGATGAAAGTGAATCTATTGAGCTTTTTAGTTGGCATGCATTCAAGAACGCAAGCCCTAGTGAAGATTTTGctgaaatttctataaatttagTTGAGTATTCTGGGGGATTGCCGCTAGCTTTAGAAGTCCTTGGGTCCTATTTGTTCGACAGGGGGGTAACAGAATGGAAGAGTGTCTTGGAGAAACTCAAAAGAATTCCCAATGATCTAGTACAGAAGAAGTTAAAAATAAGCTACGAAGGCTTAAATGATACAGAGAAAGAGATATTCCTTGACATAGCATGTTTCTTTATTGGGATGGAAAGGAATGACGTTATACATATATTAAATGGTTGTGAACTCTATGCAGAAATTGGAATAAGTGTCCTTGTTGAAAGAAGTCTTGTAACTGTTGATGATAAGAACAAGCTTGGAATGCATGACTTGCTGCGAGACATGGGGAGAGAAATCATTCGTGAGAAATCACCAAAGGAACCTGGGGATCGTAGCAGGTTATGGTTTGATGAGGACGTGCTTGGTGTATTATCGGAACAAACT GGAACAAACGCTATTGAAGGACTGGCTTTGAAGTTGCCATCTAATAATACAAAATGTTTCAGCACTAAATCGTTTGAGAAGATGAAGAGACTCAGATTGCTTCAATTTTCGGGTGTACAACTTCAAGGAGATTTTAAATATCTGTCAAGAAATTTAAGATGGTTGTGTTGGCACGGATTTCCTTTATCATTCATACCTAAACACTTATATCAAGGAAGTTTGGTTTCCATTGAGTTAGTAAACAGCGACGTCAAACTTGTGTGGAAAGAGGCCCAG ATGATGGAGAAGCTGAAAATTCTGAATCTTAGTCATTCACAGCATTTGACACATACCCCAGACTTTTCAAATCTGCCTAATCTTGAGAAGCTTGTACTTAGAGATTGTCCAAGCCTGTCTGAGGTTTCCCCTAGCATTGGACATCTCAATAAAGTTGTTCTAATAAATTTGAAAGACTGCATTCGCCTTCGTAACCTTCCAAGAAGCATCTATAAGTTGAAATCTCTGAAAACCCTCATTCTTTCTGGATGTCTAATGATTGACAAGTTGGAAGAAGACGTCGAACAGATGGAATCTTTGACAACCCTGATTGCAGACAACACTGCAATAACAAGAGTTCCCTATTCATTAGTAAGGTCAAAAAGCATTGGTTATATATCTTTGTGCGGCCATGAAGGATTCTCACGTGATGTGTTTCCTTCTATAATTTGGTCTTGGATGTCGCCAGCAAATAATCTCCCATCTCTAGTTCAAACATCTGCAGGCATGTCATCTCTTGTTTCTTTAGATGTATCAAATAGTAGTTCCCATGGACTATCATCTATTCCCATGGACCTTCCAAAGCTTCCAAGTCTGTGGATGGAGTGCGGCTCAGAGCTTGAGCGATCTCGAGACGCTGAAATAGTTTTGGATGCCTTATATGCCACAAATTCTTCTAAAGAATTGGAATTAACTGGAACTACGTCAGAACTATCAAATGTGGACACTTCTGTGTTGACGGAATGCAACAGTCAAGTGCATGATTCTGGATCAAAAAGGGTCTTGAAATCTCTTCTAATTCAAATGGGAATGAATTGTCAAACCACCAGTATTCTGAAAGAGAGCATTTTACAG AATATGACAGTCAGAGGATCTGGTATTAGTTTGCTCCCTGGAGACAATTATCCAGATTGGTTGACCTTCAACTGTGAAGGTTCTTCTGTGATTTTTGAAGTCCCTCACGTGAATGGGCGTAGTTTGAAGACAATGATGTTTGTTGTCCATTCTTCTACCGCATATGACATAACGTCAGATGGCCTAAAAAATGTGTTGGTGATAAATTGTACAAAGAACACAATTCAGCTCTATAGGTGGAACACATTAGTCTCCTTTGAAGATGAAGAGTGGCAGAGAGTAGTATCAAATATTGAACCTGGTAACAAAGTGGAGGTGGTGGTTGTTTTTGAGAACGGATTCACTGTGAAGAAGACAGCAATTTATCTCATATATGATGAACCATTTGAAAAAGAGGCAGTTCACCACCATGAAAATGACACGAATGTTGGTGTTTCTGGGGATGATGAAAAT AGATTTGATAAACTATTTTCTCTACTTCCTCCCATTGTTCGAGCCGTTCTGACTTCAAAACCTTTCTGGTTGATCGGTCTAGCTGTTATCTTGATTTGGTCTCGCTGCTTTTTTAATCAGCGACGAAGACGTAAACCCATTTTAAG ATTGGTTGATGCATATTGGCAGGGCATTTATTCCAAGTACTTCAAATTTATAAAAGTCGTTGGACGAGTTTACAAAACAAGTCGAGAATAA